The bacterium genome includes the window CCATGGTGGCAGAAGGAGTTAAGACCGCAAAGTCGGTTTATGAATTAGCCTTTCAGACTAAGATAGAACTTCCTATTTGCGAGCAAGTTTTTTATATCCTTTATCAAGGAAAGGATCCAAAAACAACCGTTAGAGAATTAATGTTACGGGATCCAAAGGCAGAGTTAGAAAGGGATAGAGGTTAAAAAAGGATAATATAATTTCTTGAGTTTCAAAAGTTATATTACTTCTAAAATACATCTTAATATAGAAAGGAGGTGAAAAGATAAGATGACCAAAGTAGATTTAATTAATGCCGTAGCAGATATAGGTCTAACTAAAAAGAAGGCTGGAGAAGTTGTTAATTGCGTCTTAGACACTATTAAGGACTCTTTGTCAGAAGGAGATAAGGTTCAACTTATTGGCTTTGGAAGCTTTGAAGTAAAGGAAAGGCCTGCTAGAAGAGGCAGAAACCCTCAAAATGGAGAAGCTATAGATATTCCTGCCAAGAAGGTTCCTGTTTTTCGAGCTGGGGAAGCTTTAAAACAAGCTGTTTTATAAGGATAGCTTTACTTATTTAAAGCTTTACTTTATTTACTTAATTTACTTTATTTACTTAATTTACTTTATTCACTTAAGTTTACTCACTTAAAAATAGAAGGAAGTGATCAAGTCTTCATTTCCTTCTATTTTTTGTAATCGTTTAAGTATAAATTTCTTACACCAAAACACCTCTTTATTCCCCTGAATTTATGTCAAAAATTTAACCTTTATTTATCGTTAAACTCCGAAAGTATTTTTTGCGTTGGTCAATTCTATTCTCATAGGGTAATTCCTTCTTTTTCCACATTTTCAAAGAAAAATGAGTTTAATTCCTTGTTTTTTTGTATTCAAACAAATTGTATCGGAGTTAGGCTGCGAGGAAAAGCACCAGTTTATCTCCGGTAAAACTTTCAGACTGTCAAGCCAAAATAAAGATTGAAAAATAATAGTTAGATGTTATAATAAAATTGGTTAATTCTATAAGGAGGAAGCCT containing:
- a CDS encoding HU family DNA-binding protein, whose product is MTKVDLINAVADIGLTKKKAGEVVNCVLDTIKDSLSEGDKVQLIGFGSFEVKERPARRGRNPQNGEAIDIPAKKVPVFRAGEALKQAVL